The following coding sequences lie in one Aquabacterium olei genomic window:
- a CDS encoding alkaline phosphatase: protein MSPNRTLPVALAACLATTLAASSMAAPPVVQGPESVADWHAAGARFIQQGHRLKPITGRARNVILFVGDGMGISTQTAARILEGQQRGQPGEENRLAFETFPYSALSKTYAWDQQTPDSAPTMTALITGYKTREGMLSVNHLTPRNACDASVVAAHAVPSLLEMAAARGKATGIVSTARLTHATPGATYAHTAARDWESDAEVAAACPGHATPVKDIARQLIEAPPAVRQNLKVALGGGRSMFMPRGVADPEYAARTGRRLDGRDLTAEWVQTRGPGARYIWNRAGFDALDVRHTGPVLGLFEPSHMQYEADRPTDPAGEPSLAEMTEKAIRLLQRERRGYFLMVEAGRIDHAHHAGNARRALQDTIALSDAVRRAMALTREADTLIVVTADHSHTFTMAGYPHRGNDILGLVKGVPDEDGQPPTVTLADDGKPYTTLGYQNGPGVTPATLAAGARPDLSRVDTTALHFLQQAAVPLQSETHGGEDVAIWARGPRAHLVRGSMEQNWVFHVMRDAFGF from the coding sequence ATGAGCCCGAACCGCACCCTGCCTGTCGCGCTGGCCGCCTGCCTGGCCACCACCCTCGCCGCATCCTCGATGGCCGCGCCCCCGGTCGTCCAGGGCCCTGAATCCGTGGCCGACTGGCATGCCGCCGGCGCCCGCTTCATCCAGCAAGGCCACCGGCTGAAGCCCATCACCGGCCGCGCCCGCAACGTCATCCTGTTCGTGGGCGATGGCATGGGCATCTCGACCCAGACCGCCGCGCGCATCCTGGAAGGCCAGCAACGCGGCCAGCCCGGCGAAGAAAACCGCCTGGCCTTCGAGACCTTCCCGTACTCGGCCCTGTCGAAGACCTATGCGTGGGACCAGCAGACGCCCGATTCGGCCCCGACCATGACGGCGCTGATCACGGGCTACAAGACGCGCGAAGGCATGCTGTCCGTCAACCACCTGACGCCGCGCAACGCCTGCGACGCCAGCGTGGTGGCGGCCCACGCTGTGCCGAGCCTGCTTGAAATGGCGGCCGCGCGCGGCAAGGCCACCGGCATTGTCTCGACCGCGCGCCTGACGCACGCCACGCCGGGCGCCACCTATGCCCACACCGCCGCGCGCGACTGGGAATCCGATGCCGAAGTGGCGGCCGCCTGCCCAGGCCACGCCACCCCGGTGAAGGACATTGCCCGCCAGCTGATCGAAGCGCCGCCCGCCGTGCGCCAGAACCTGAAAGTGGCCCTGGGCGGCGGCCGCAGCATGTTCATGCCCCGCGGCGTGGCCGACCCCGAATACGCTGCGCGCACCGGCCGCCGCCTGGACGGCCGCGACCTGACCGCCGAATGGGTGCAGACCCGCGGCCCCGGCGCCCGCTACATCTGGAACCGCGCCGGCTTCGACGCGCTGGACGTGCGGCACACCGGCCCCGTGCTGGGCCTGTTCGAGCCCTCGCACATGCAGTACGAGGCCGACCGCCCCACCGACCCGGCCGGCGAGCCCTCGCTGGCCGAGATGACCGAGAAGGCCATCCGCCTGCTGCAGCGTGAACGCCGTGGCTACTTCCTGATGGTGGAAGCCGGCCGCATCGACCACGCCCACCACGCCGGCAACGCCCGCCGCGCGCTGCAGGACACCATTGCCCTGTCAGACGCCGTGCGCCGCGCGATGGCGCTCACGCGCGAGGCCGACACCCTCATCGTCGTCACGGCCGACCACAGCCACACCTTCACGATGGCCGGCTACCCGCACCGCGGCAACGACATCCTGGGCCTGGTCAAAGGCGTGCCCGACGAAGACGGCCAGCCCCCCACCGTGACCCTGGCCGACGACGGCAAGCCCTACACCACGCTGGGCTACCAGAACGGCCCCGGTGTGACCCCGGCCACGCTGGCCGCCGGCGCCCGGCCCGACCTGAGCCGGGTGGACACCACCGCGCTGCACTTTTTGCAGCAGGCTGCCGTGCCGCTGCAATCGGAAACCCATGGCGGCGAAGACGTGGCCATCTGGGCGCGCGGACCGCGGGCCCACCTGGTGCGCGGCAGCATGGAGCAGAACTGGGTTTTTCACGTGATGCGCGATGCGTTCGGGTTCTGA
- a CDS encoding IS3 family transposase (programmed frameshift), with protein sequence MRSSKYSPEVRERAVRMVLEHRDEHPSQWAAIESIAGKIGCTAQTLDNWIKQHERDHGLRGGPTTAEAQRIKDLEREVRELRKANEILKLASAFFGPGGARPPHQVLKAFVDRHRQEFGVESICRVLQIAPSAYWRHAACQRDPALLCRRSLRDAELAPQIRRVWQANFGVYGADKVWHQLRREGIDIARCTVERLMRQHGLQGVRRGKRQRTTVPDPKAPCPLDRVNRQFKADHPNQLWVTDFTYVSTWQGWVYVAFVIDVFSRRIVGWRQSSSMHTEFVLDALEQALYARRPTEKDGLICHSDRGSQYLSIRYSERLAEAGIEPSVGSRGDSYDNALAETINGLYKAEVIHRRGPWKTKQAVELATLEWVAWFNHHRLMAPLGYRPPAEFEDRYHSQRASQAAINV encoded by the exons ATGAGAAGTTCGAAGTATTCCCCCGAGGTTCGCGAGCGCGCGGTGCGCATGGTGCTGGAGCACCGAGATGAGCACCCGTCACAGTGGGCGGCCATCGAGTCCATCGCCGGCAAGATCGGTTGCACGGCGCAGACGCTGGACAATTGGATCAAGCAGCACGAGCGCGACCACGGCCTGCGCGGTGGGCCGACGACGGCGGAAGCGCAGCGCATCAAAGATCTCGAGCGCGAGGTGCGCGAACTGCGCAAGGCCAACGAGATTCTGAAGCTGGCCAGCGCGTTTTTCG GCCCAGGCGGAGCTCGACCGCCGCATCAAGTCCTGAAGGCGTTCGTCGACCGGCATCGCCAAGAATTCGGGGTCGAGTCGATCTGCCGCGTGCTGCAGATCGCCCCGTCGGCGTACTGGCGGCACGCGGCCTGTCAACGCGACCCGGCGCTGCTGTGCCGACGCAGCTTGCGCGACGCTGAACTGGCGCCGCAGATTCGTCGCGTGTGGCAGGCGAACTTCGGGGTCTACGGTGCCGACAAGGTCTGGCACCAACTGCGTCGAGAAGGCATCGACATCGCGCGCTGCACCGTGGAGCGCTTGATGCGCCAGCACGGCCTGCAGGGAGTTCGCCGAGGCAAGCGACAGCGCACGACGGTGCCTGACCCGAAGGCGCCATGCCCGTTGGATCGTGTGAATCGGCAGTTCAAGGCCGACCATCCGAACCAGCTGTGGGTCACCGACTTCACCTACGTCTCGACGTGGCAAGGCTGGGTCTACGTGGCCTTCGTGATCGACGTGTTCAGCCGTCGGATCGTCGGTTGGCGCCAGAGCAGCTCGATGCACACGGAGTTCGTCCTCGACGCTCTGGAACAAGCGTTGTACGCCCGGCGGCCGACCGAGAAGGACGGGCTCATCTGTCATTCCGACAGGGGGTCGCAATACCTGTCGATTCGCTACAGCGAGCGCTTGGCCGAGGCTGGCATCGAACCCTCCGTCGGCAGCCGCGGTGACAGTTACGACAACGCGCTGGCCGAGACGATCAACGGGCTCTACAAGGCCGAGGTGATTCACCGCCGCGGGCCGTGGAAGACGAAGCAGGCGGTCGAGCTGGCGACGCTGGAATGGGTCGCCTGGTTCAACCACCATCGGCTGATGGCACCCCTGGGCTACAGGCCACCTGCCGAGTTCGAAGACCGATACCATTCCCAACGCGCTAGTCAGGCCGCGATCAACGTCTGA
- a CDS encoding DUF1304 domain-containing protein: protein MTMAANIVTALVALLHFYFLVLEMFLWTKPAGRKAFRLSAEQAEATKVLAANQGLYNGFLAAGLVWGIALGSAGTSVKLFFLGCVLIAGLYGALTASRKILFIQGMPAAVGIALVVLS from the coding sequence ATGACCATGGCAGCCAACATCGTGACGGCGCTTGTGGCGCTGCTCCATTTCTACTTTCTCGTGCTGGAAATGTTCTTGTGGACAAAACCGGCGGGCCGCAAGGCTTTCAGGCTCAGTGCGGAGCAAGCGGAGGCCACCAAGGTGCTTGCTGCCAACCAGGGGCTGTACAACGGGTTTCTGGCCGCTGGGCTGGTCTGGGGCATTGCGCTGGGCAGCGCAGGCACGTCGGTGAAGCTGTTCTTCCTGGGCTGCGTTCTGATTGCAGGCCTCTACGGCGCCCTGACGGCCAGTCGCAAGATTCTCTTCATTCAGGGCATGCCTGCTGCTGTGGGCATCGCGCTGGTCGTGCTCAGTTGA